A part of Bacteroidia bacterium genomic DNA contains:
- a CDS encoding YbjN domain-containing protein — MKNFDDYKTLIEQSINILGIDPMQSRCSEPGQWLLYNGDTEIYVDLWEQKEMTGWQYFQPDGYTLNIFQVLSPVCYLPEDEHLQKQLYEEILENNLNLLFASFTINKSENMLAIKFRRICNSLKQEDIIEAIESVGYYSETTKDILEERFGLHRITKPSE, encoded by the coding sequence ATGAAAAACTTTGATGACTACAAGACACTAATCGAGCAGTCTATAAATATATTAGGAATCGACCCTATGCAAAGTCGTTGCAGCGAGCCGGGACAATGGCTTTTATACAATGGCGACACAGAAATCTATGTAGATTTATGGGAACAAAAAGAGATGACGGGTTGGCAATATTTTCAGCCTGATGGCTATACCTTAAACATTTTTCAAGTTCTATCTCCAGTATGCTATTTACCTGAAGACGAACATTTGCAAAAACAATTATACGAAGAGATCTTAGAAAACAATCTCAACCTATTATTTGCTTCTTTTACAATTAATAAAAGTGAGAATATGTTAGCAATAAAGTTTAGAAGGATTTGTAATTCGCTCAAACAAGAGGACATAATTGAAGCCATAGAAAGTGTTGGGTATTATTCAGAAACTACTAAAGATATCTTGGAAGAAAGATTCGGACTCCATCGCATCACAAAGCCTTCTGAATAA
- a CDS encoding RNA polymerase sigma factor — MLPAEEEKDLVLKCLKGDAVSQKKLFDIYSAKMFAVCMRYASDSDMAKDFLQEGFIRVFQKLEQFRFEGSFEGWLRRIFVTTALEFCRKQVKSIEDSGIDNYENIGFDTKIIEKLNVQDLLKLISSLPTGYRTVFNLYVIEGYSHQEIAKELNISENTSKTQLRKARLVLMSKIKKDK, encoded by the coding sequence ATGTTACCAGCGGAAGAAGAAAAAGATTTGGTGTTGAAATGCTTGAAAGGGGATGCTGTTTCTCAAAAAAAGTTATTTGATATATATTCGGCAAAAATGTTTGCGGTGTGTATGCGTTATGCCTCGGACTCTGATATGGCAAAAGACTTTCTGCAAGAAGGTTTTATAAGAGTATTTCAAAAACTCGAACAATTCAGATTCGAAGGTTCATTTGAAGGCTGGTTAAGAAGAATCTTTGTTACTACAGCCCTCGAATTTTGCAGAAAACAAGTCAAATCTATTGAGGATTCAGGTATTGACAACTATGAAAACATAGGCTTTGATACTAAAATTATTGAAAAACTCAATGTTCAAGACTTACTCAAACTGATTAGCAGCTTGCCGACCGGATACAGAACAGTATTCAACTTGTATGTGATAGAAGGATATTCTCATCAAGAGATAGCAAAAGAATTGAATATCTCAGAAAATACCTCTAAAACACAGTTACGCAAAGCAAGATTAGTTCTGATGTCCAAAATAAAAAAAGATAAATAA